Proteins co-encoded in one Streptomyces sp. NBC_00557 genomic window:
- a CDS encoding thioesterase II family protein, protein MTRWAVRRHRRPDAAVSLYCFPHAGGSPGEYVRWSDDLPGVQVWAVHLPGRTTRRAEPPFTRIEPLVDALVSEMSFDRPSLFFGHSLGALVAFETARELRRRGLPGPERLIVSSCPAPPLPPVRTRLSTLPDDRLCAELERRWGERLDHVRDDPVLLADALACLRADLALLENYRHRPGRPLDVPITVLAGEREPWTDRAADWAAHTRASPEAPRLLPGGHFYFREGREQALRAIGEITTKGLRPWTV, encoded by the coding sequence ATGACCCGGTGGGCCGTGCGCAGGCACCGGAGGCCGGACGCGGCCGTCTCCCTCTACTGCTTCCCGCATGCCGGCGGCTCCCCGGGCGAGTACGTCCGCTGGTCCGACGACCTGCCCGGCGTGCAGGTCTGGGCCGTACACCTGCCGGGCCGCACCACCCGCCGGGCGGAGCCGCCCTTCACGCGCATCGAACCACTGGTGGACGCCCTGGTGTCGGAGATGTCCTTCGACCGGCCGTCGCTGTTCTTCGGGCACAGCCTCGGTGCGCTGGTGGCGTTCGAGACGGCGCGGGAACTGCGCCGCCGGGGCCTGCCCGGACCCGAGCGGCTGATCGTCTCCTCGTGCCCGGCTCCACCGCTGCCACCGGTGCGCACCCGCCTGAGCACCCTGCCGGACGACCGGCTGTGCGCGGAGCTCGAACGGCGCTGGGGCGAGCGCCTCGACCACGTCCGCGACGATCCCGTGCTGCTGGCGGACGCCCTCGCCTGCCTCCGGGCGGACCTGGCTCTCCTGGAGAACTACCGGCACCGCCCCGGCCGCCCGCTGGACGTCCCGATCACCGTCCTCGCGGGCGAGCGTGAACCGTGGACGGACCGGGCCGCCGACTGGGCGGCGCACACCCGGGCGTCGCCCGAGGCGCCCCGGCTGCTGCCCGGCGGCCACTTCTACTTCCGCGAAGGGCGCGAGCAAGCCCTGCGCGCCATAGGGGAGATCACGACGAAAGGACTCCGACCGTGGACCGTATAG